Proteins encoded in a region of the Flavobacterium sp. MDT1-60 genome:
- a CDS encoding amidohydrolase: MKNSIFFVLLIIVFSSFQKDKKEIETATADLIVTNGKIAIMNKNNTISEAIAIKNGKVLAFGTNAEILKLKGKQTKVIDANGRTIIPGLNDSHLHLTRGGRFYNAELRWDGVTSLKTALKMLKEQAARTPKGEWVRVVGGWSPFQFEEKRFPTTQEINEATGEVPAFVLFLYSRGWINKSGLKALKIDENTKPPEGSSYEKGADGKLTGVLLAEPNPTILYAAIGALPPMTDQQMLNSTKQFYRELNRYGITSGIDAGGGGHAFPKDYGATKLLANQGEMPIRLSYYLFPQNKGKEFEEFQNWIENNKVGNNGEIHLDHGYELEGGGEFLTWSAGDFENFLAPQPMLEDRPSWRSDIKKVIRLHVDSGWPFRIHATYGETIANLLDVLEEVNKETNGKLAKERWLFDHAETITEQQLKRVKDLNGGIAIQARMAYAGEYFVERYGAAKAKYAPPLKLMIKMGIPVGAGTDGTRVASYNPWPALYWMVSGKTVGGLQLSAPDNMLTREEALLLYTKGSAWVSKEEAVKGTLEKGMFADFIVLSDDYFSVPESKIKDLSAVLTVVGGNVVFGDKEFGKLSPEIEKAIPEWSPVNFYGGYQKR; this comes from the coding sequence ATGAAAAATTCAATATTCTTTGTATTACTAATAATAGTATTCAGTTCCTTTCAAAAAGACAAAAAGGAAATTGAAACTGCTACAGCAGATTTAATTGTTACAAATGGTAAAATAGCCATTATGAATAAAAACAATACAATTAGTGAAGCGATAGCAATAAAAAATGGGAAAGTTTTAGCGTTTGGAACTAATGCAGAAATTCTAAAGCTAAAAGGGAAGCAAACAAAAGTTATTGATGCTAATGGGCGTACAATTATTCCAGGATTGAACGATTCTCATTTACATCTAACCAGAGGAGGACGTTTTTATAACGCTGAATTAAGGTGGGATGGGGTAACCTCTTTGAAAACGGCATTAAAAATGTTAAAAGAACAGGCCGCCAGAACTCCAAAGGGGGAGTGGGTGAGGGTAGTAGGAGGCTGGAGTCCCTTTCAGTTTGAAGAAAAAAGATTTCCAACAACCCAAGAAATTAACGAAGCAACTGGAGAAGTTCCGGCATTTGTATTATTTCTGTACAGTCGGGGATGGATCAATAAAAGCGGTCTAAAAGCACTTAAAATTGATGAAAACACAAAACCGCCTGAAGGAAGTTCATATGAAAAAGGTGCGGATGGTAAATTGACCGGTGTACTATTGGCTGAACCAAATCCGACGATTCTATATGCTGCAATAGGAGCATTGCCTCCTATGACCGATCAGCAGATGTTGAATTCTACAAAACAATTTTACAGAGAACTGAACCGATATGGTATTACAAGCGGTATTGATGCCGGGGGTGGCGGGCATGCTTTTCCTAAAGACTATGGTGCAACAAAATTACTTGCTAATCAGGGAGAAATGCCCATACGATTGTCTTATTACTTATTTCCCCAGAATAAAGGAAAAGAGTTTGAAGAATTTCAAAACTGGATTGAAAACAATAAAGTAGGTAATAATGGAGAAATTCATTTGGATCATGGATATGAATTAGAAGGAGGAGGAGAATTTCTTACATGGAGTGCAGGTGATTTCGAAAATTTTCTGGCACCGCAGCCTATGTTAGAAGACAGACCGTCGTGGAGAAGTGATATCAAAAAAGTGATTCGTCTGCATGTTGATAGTGGTTGGCCGTTTAGAATTCATGCGACCTATGGAGAAACTATTGCTAATTTACTAGATGTTCTTGAGGAAGTCAATAAAGAAACTAATGGGAAGTTAGCAAAAGAAAGATGGTTGTTTGATCATGCAGAAACTATTACTGAACAGCAGCTCAAAAGGGTTAAAGATCTGAATGGAGGTATTGCGATTCAAGCCAGAATGGCGTATGCAGGTGAATATTTTGTTGAAAGATATGGAGCGGCTAAAGCAAAATATGCACCGCCTTTAAAATTAATGATCAAAATGGGAATTCCTGTAGGGGCAGGAACAGACGGGACAAGAGTTGCCAGTTATAATCCATGGCCTGCACTGTACTGGATGGTTTCTGGCAAGACAGTAGGGGGGCTACAGTTGAGTGCTCCTGACAACATGCTTACACGAGAAGAAGCACTTTTATTATATACAAAGGGTAGTGCTTGGGTTTCAAAAGAAGAAGCTGTAAAAGGTACTTTGGAAAAAGGAATGTTTGCCGATTTTATAGTATTATCAGATGATTATTTCAGCGTACCAGAAAGTAAAATCAAAGATTTATCGGCTGTTTTAACAGTAGTTGGTGGTAATGTTGTCTTCGGTGACAAAGAGTTTGGCAAACTAAGTCCTGAGATTGAAAAAGCAATTCCAGAGTGGTCACCGGTCAATTTTTATGGAGGATATCAAAAAAGATAA
- a CDS encoding alpha/beta fold hydrolase codes for MKTKLIMSVLTIMFLTCFNSYAKHSVKQEVASQGTVYKAVEYKTILVDSLKIFYREAGETTKPTIILLHGFPSSSHMYRNLINELARNYHVLAPDYPGFGQSSAPTPQQYQYTFDNLSITMEHFIDQLKIKKTSLYIQDYGGPVGMRIATRRPELIQSLIIQNSNAYIEGLGEVLKPLITYVQNPNAETEKAARFFLTIDATKWQYITGAGAPEKIAPDSYSIDQYYLDRKGNDVIQLALFRDYGSNIALYEKWHQYFAKYKPPMLIIWGKNDQFFTAAGANAYLKDNPNAEIHLLNGGHFALEEHHLEISKLIINFLSKKVK; via the coding sequence ATGAAGACAAAACTTATTATGTCCGTCTTAACGATTATGTTTTTAACATGCTTTAATTCGTACGCAAAACACTCTGTAAAGCAAGAGGTAGCTTCACAGGGTACTGTTTACAAAGCAGTCGAATACAAAACAATACTCGTTGATAGTTTAAAAATTTTTTACCGCGAAGCAGGGGAGACAACAAAACCTACCATTATTTTATTACATGGATTTCCGTCATCGTCGCACATGTACCGAAATCTGATTAATGAACTAGCTCGTAATTATCACGTACTTGCTCCTGATTATCCTGGTTTTGGACAAAGTAGTGCTCCAACTCCTCAACAGTATCAATACACCTTTGATAATTTATCCATTACAATGGAGCATTTTATTGATCAATTGAAAATTAAGAAAACGAGTCTTTACATTCAGGATTATGGAGGACCTGTTGGTATGCGAATAGCGACAAGAAGACCCGAACTAATTCAATCACTTATAATTCAAAATTCAAATGCTTATATTGAAGGATTAGGTGAAGTTCTAAAACCGTTAATAACATATGTTCAAAATCCAAATGCCGAAACTGAAAAGGCAGCACGTTTTTTTCTGACCATTGATGCTACAAAATGGCAATATATAACTGGTGCCGGAGCACCTGAGAAAATAGCACCGGATAGCTATAGTATTGATCAGTATTATTTAGATAGAAAAGGAAATGATGTTATACAGTTGGCGCTATTTCGTGATTATGGATCTAATATAGCACTGTATGAAAAATGGCATCAGTATTTTGCCAAATACAAGCCACCCATGCTAATTATTTGGGGTAAGAATGATCAGTTTTTTACAGCTGCGGGGGCAAATGCATATCTAAAAGACAACCCAAATGCTGAAATTCATTTATTAAACGGCGGTCATTTTGCCTTAGAAGAACACCACTTAGAAATTTCTAAACTGATTATAAACTTTTTGAGTAAAAAAGTTAAATAG